Proteins from a genomic interval of Chroococcidiopsis thermalis PCC 7203:
- a CDS encoding glycosyltransferase family 4 protein, translated as MRIAVIGAKGLPANQGGIEHYCQEMYPRMVERNHSVDLFARSSYLGSSWLEQYKYKGVRVISLPCLQLRGADAFFTSLLGAIAASGSQYDIIHFHALGPSVFSWLPKFASTAKVVVTCQGLDWQRAKWGKISSRILHAGERAAARFADGIVVVSDELRTYFKQTYNRDTVYIPNGPARYAPTDGSFAYGTSLGLTPGKYITYVGRLVPEKRPDLLIQAFQKLKPRDWKLVLVGGTSDTNAFATELSELANNNPNIVFTGELRGQKLAEIVRGAGCFTLPSDLEGLPLAMLEAMQEGVPVVASDIPAHQQLIAQDRGLLFGAGDVTDCTQTLERAIAHPEALAAMANRAQKYVQQHHNWDDITTETLNVYKTLNQTTTIRPSVAKQLATTPPVQASEKISR; from the coding sequence GACCTGTTTGCCCGCTCCTCTTATCTAGGTTCTTCCTGGCTGGAACAGTATAAATACAAAGGGGTGAGAGTTATTTCCTTGCCCTGTTTGCAGCTAAGAGGAGCAGATGCCTTTTTCACTTCCCTACTAGGGGCGATCGCGGCAAGCGGTAGTCAATACGACATCATTCATTTCCACGCTCTCGGACCCTCGGTATTTAGCTGGTTGCCAAAATTTGCCTCCACTGCCAAAGTCGTTGTCACCTGTCAGGGCTTAGATTGGCAGCGGGCAAAGTGGGGTAAAATCTCCAGCCGCATCTTACATGCAGGCGAACGAGCCGCAGCACGATTTGCAGATGGAATTGTCGTCGTCTCTGACGAACTGCGCACCTATTTCAAACAGACATACAATCGCGACACGGTTTACATCCCTAACGGACCCGCTAGATACGCTCCTACAGATGGTAGTTTTGCCTACGGTACTTCCTTAGGACTGACTCCAGGCAAATACATTACCTATGTCGGCAGACTCGTACCGGAAAAGCGTCCAGACTTGCTAATTCAAGCTTTTCAAAAGCTAAAGCCGCGTGACTGGAAACTCGTTCTCGTCGGCGGGACAAGCGATACTAATGCCTTTGCCACCGAGTTATCAGAACTCGCTAATAACAACCCTAACATTGTCTTTACAGGAGAACTCCGGGGGCAAAAACTAGCAGAAATCGTGCGTGGGGCGGGATGTTTTACTCTCCCTTCCGATTTGGAAGGACTACCCCTAGCCATGCTAGAAGCCATGCAAGAAGGCGTACCAGTCGTCGCCAGCGATATTCCCGCCCACCAGCAATTAATTGCTCAAGATCGGGGATTGCTGTTCGGGGCTGGCGACGTAACAGATTGCACCCAGACTTTAGAGCGAGCGATCGCCCATCCCGAAGCACTGGCTGCAATGGCAAATCGAGCGCAAAAATACGTTCAGCAGCACCATAACTGGGATGATATTACTACTGAAACTCTGAACGTGTACAAAACACTGAATCAGACAACAACAATCCGCCCCAGTGTTGCCAAGCAACTGGCTACTACCCCTCCCGTTCAAGCTTCAGAAAAAATAAGTCGCTAA